A single region of the Pseudalkalibacillus berkeleyi genome encodes:
- a CDS encoding RsfA family transcriptional regulator, whose product MSNQRQDAWSEEDDLLLAETVLRHVREGSTQLLAFEEVGDQLDRTSAAVGFRWNAIVRKKYEQALKIARRQRKERKRAAATQAPASRKVEKQDPYQTRYDEPMDFENYHPLSEPKHRIEVAEELHTPTPVVSDTPREAEVRSHVPTPKSNQTVELDTVIEFLQNLKHQNTDSSTVKMRNEQLELECNNLRTQNEEFEKEIKELKNNYSSLKEDYQALLQIMDRARRMVLLQDQDELSSSKFKMDKNGNLEKVAK is encoded by the coding sequence ATGTCAAATCAACGACAAGATGCTTGGTCTGAAGAAGATGATCTATTACTAGCTGAAACCGTTTTACGTCATGTACGTGAAGGAAGCACTCAGTTATTAGCTTTTGAAGAAGTTGGTGATCAACTTGATCGTACATCTGCAGCGGTAGGGTTCAGGTGGAACGCAATTGTTCGCAAGAAATACGAACAAGCTTTGAAGATTGCCAGACGTCAACGAAAGGAACGAAAAAGAGCAGCTGCTACTCAAGCACCGGCATCACGTAAGGTTGAGAAACAAGATCCTTACCAAACTCGGTATGATGAACCTATGGATTTTGAAAACTATCATCCTCTTTCGGAGCCAAAACACCGAATCGAGGTTGCAGAGGAATTGCATACACCTACACCTGTTGTAAGTGATACACCAAGAGAAGCCGAGGTAAGATCCCATGTCCCAACACCGAAATCAAATCAAACGGTTGAGCTAGATACTGTTATTGAATTTTTGCAGAACCTAAAGCACCAAAATACAGATTCATCTACTGTAAAAATGCGTAATGAACAATTGGAGCTTGAATGTAACAACCTTCGAACGCAAAATGAGGAATTTGAAAAAGAAATAAAAGAACTAAAAAATAATTATTCTTCATTAAAAGAGGATTATCAAGCACTGCTCCAGATTATGGATCGTGCTCGAAGAATGGTCTTACTCCAAGATCAGGATGAATTATCTTCCTCAAAATTCAAAATGGACAAAAATGGGAACTTAGAAAAAGTAGCAAAATAA
- a CDS encoding AAA family ATPase, translating to MDLFDMPNDDTPRGKPLADRMRPRKLDEFIGQEHIVGKGKLLRRAIEADQLSAMIFFGPPGTGKTTLSKIIANTTSAQFDQINAVTSGVGDIRTITTQARERLRMENQKTLLFIDEIHRFNKSQQDALLPYVEDGTIILIGATTESPMFEINKALLSRSRLFRFEPLTDHHIKKVLQVAISDEHRGFGKHSIEAEEQALDHLVDVANGDARTALNALELAVLTTSPNKDGTIYITLSIAEESIQQRVLQYDKQGDNHYDTISAFIKSIRGSDPDATLYWLAKMIYAGEDPKFIARRLYVHAAEDVGLADPNALLIAQAAAQAVDFIGMPEARIPLAEAALYLATAPKSNAVISGIDHALAAVKNEKAGQVPTHLRDAHYSGAKELGSGMGYKYPHDYKDGYVPQQYLPDHLKHKTFFQPSERGYEKSVSRRLEYFKERKQKGE from the coding sequence AGCAATAGAAGCTGATCAGTTATCAGCAATGATTTTCTTCGGACCACCAGGGACAGGAAAAACAACCCTTTCAAAAATCATTGCGAACACTACATCTGCTCAGTTCGACCAAATTAATGCTGTTACTTCAGGAGTAGGTGACATTCGAACCATTACTACTCAAGCAAGAGAAAGATTAAGAATGGAGAATCAGAAAACCCTCCTATTTATAGATGAAATCCACCGTTTCAACAAAAGTCAGCAAGATGCCTTACTTCCATATGTCGAGGATGGAACAATCATTTTGATTGGTGCGACAACAGAAAGCCCGATGTTTGAGATTAACAAAGCTTTGTTGTCCCGATCGAGATTATTTCGCTTCGAACCACTAACAGACCATCATATTAAGAAAGTTTTGCAAGTGGCGATTTCTGACGAACATCGCGGATTTGGTAAACATTCGATTGAAGCGGAAGAACAAGCGCTAGATCATTTAGTCGATGTAGCGAATGGAGATGCGCGAACTGCCCTAAATGCTTTAGAGCTTGCAGTATTGACTACTTCTCCAAATAAGGATGGCACCATCTATATCACCTTGAGCATTGCAGAGGAATCCATTCAACAGAGGGTTTTGCAGTATGATAAACAAGGCGACAATCATTATGACACGATTTCTGCCTTTATCAAAAGTATTAGAGGTTCAGACCCTGATGCTACTTTATATTGGCTCGCCAAAATGATTTACGCAGGGGAAGATCCAAAATTCATTGCGAGACGGCTGTATGTCCATGCGGCTGAAGATGTAGGTCTTGCCGATCCTAACGCTTTATTAATCGCTCAAGCCGCAGCTCAGGCAGTTGACTTTATCGGTATGCCTGAAGCAAGAATACCTTTAGCTGAAGCTGCCCTTTATCTTGCAACCGCTCCAAAAAGTAATGCGGTCATTAGTGGAATTGACCATGCTCTTGCAGCTGTAAAGAATGAAAAAGCTGGACAAGTTCCAACCCATTTAAGGGACGCGCATTACAGTGGCGCAAAAGAGCTAGGTTCAGGAATGGGTTATAAATATCCTCACGATTATAAAGATGGTTACGTACCACAGCAATATTTACCTGATCATCTTAAGCATAAGACCTTCTTTCAACCGAGTGAAAGAGGATACGAGAAATCAGTTTCTAGAAGGCTCGAGTACTTCAAAGAGCGAAAACAAAAAGGTGAATAG
- a CDS encoding tRNA threonylcarbamoyladenosine dehydratase, producing the protein MLHQFSRNELAIGEDGLEVLKGTTVAVLGIGGVGSFAAEALARSGVGRLILVDKDDVDITNVNRQVHALISTVGQPKVDLMKERIADINPDCHVEALKIFYTEETYEDFFSYPLDFVVDASDTISYKIHLMKECLNRKIPMISSMGVANKMDPTRLRIADISKTSYDPIAKVIRTKLRKEGIHKGINVVFSDEKPIQIREDVRKSIVPDENAKIRKAKLPPSSNAFVPSVSGLIMAGHVINKIIEKHEIQINRIR; encoded by the coding sequence ATGTTACATCAATTTTCAAGAAATGAATTAGCAATCGGTGAAGATGGATTAGAAGTCCTTAAAGGAACAACGGTAGCTGTACTTGGTATTGGAGGCGTTGGTTCCTTTGCAGCCGAAGCACTAGCACGCTCCGGAGTCGGCCGTCTTATTCTAGTCGATAAAGACGACGTGGATATTACAAATGTCAATCGTCAAGTTCACGCGTTGATTTCTACAGTGGGACAACCGAAAGTGGATTTGATGAAAGAGCGTATTGCTGACATTAATCCAGATTGTCATGTAGAAGCATTGAAAATTTTCTATACGGAAGAAACATATGAAGACTTTTTCAGTTATCCGCTTGATTTTGTAGTTGACGCTTCAGACACAATCTCGTATAAAATCCACTTAATGAAAGAGTGTTTAAATAGAAAGATTCCTATGATATCAAGTATGGGTGTCGCTAATAAGATGGACCCGACACGACTACGTATTGCTGATATTTCTAAGACAAGCTATGATCCTATAGCAAAAGTGATCCGCACAAAACTACGTAAAGAAGGCATTCATAAAGGTATCAATGTCGTCTTTTCAGACGAGAAACCGATTCAAATCAGAGAAGATGTGCGAAAAAGCATCGTTCCAGATGAAAATGCAAAGATCAGAAAGGCGAAACTGCCACCTTCATCGAACGCATTTGTTCCGTCGGTTTCTGGGTTAATCATGGCAGGACATGTCATTAACAAAATTATTGAAAAGCACGAAATCCAAATTAATCGAATTCGATAA